Proteins from a single region of Antechinus flavipes isolate AdamAnt ecotype Samford, QLD, Australia chromosome 2, AdamAnt_v2, whole genome shotgun sequence:
- the LOC127549187 gene encoding small glutamine-rich tetratricopeptide repeat-containing protein alpha-like, which translates to MAEGKEATAQAQCTTEGARQLGQILKITRSIFRLLKMENKRRLAYSIIQYLHDQLQHGDLSPDAQESLDASIQCLETAFEVTVEDKYLAVSQTLPEMFEAVTGIKEIPSVHGNSKPIPHRDVTTTEAERLKTEGNEQMKMENFEAAVSFYGKAIELNPANAVYFCNRAAAYSKLGNYAGAVEDCEKAIGINPYYSKAYGRMGLALSSLKKYKEAVGYYKKALKLDPDNETYKTNLKVAEQKMKEVPSPPGGTVGCNLAGLLNNSSFRSVASNLMNNPQIRQIMSGIMSSGHSTLGGTRATRSPNASPSFIQRGQQFAQQMQQQNPDLIEELRSQIRNRNPSSSKDKKQE; encoded by the coding sequence ATGGCAGAGGGGAAAGAGGCGACAGCGCAGGCGCAGTGCACGACAGAGGGGGCTCGGCAACTCGGCCAAATCTTGAAAATCACACGATCCATCTTCAGACTCCTAAAGATGGAGAATAAAAGGCGCCTTGCTTATTCCATCATCCAGTATCTGCATGACCAGCTGCAGCACGGAGACCTCTCTCCTGATGCGCAGGAGAGTTTGGATGCTTCGATCCAGTGCCTGGAGACAGCTTTTGAGGTGACTGTTGAAGACAAGTATCTAGCGGTATCACAGACTCTGCCAGAAATGTTTGAAGCTGTTACAGGAATAAAAGAGATCCCCTCCGTCCATGGGAATTCTAAGCCCATCCCCCACCGTGATGTAACTACAACTGAAGCTGAGAGACTCAAGACTGAAGGAAATGAACAGatgaaaatggaaaactttgaagCTGCGGTGTCTTTCTATGGAAAAGCAATTGAATTAAATCCAGCCAATGCAGTGTATTTTTGCAACAGAGCTGCCGCCTACAGCAAACTTGGAAATTATGCAGGTGCGGTGGAAGACTGTGAAAAAGCCATCGGCATAAACCCTTACTACAGCAAAGCCTATGGCAGAATGGGTTTAGCTCTTTCAAGTTTAAAGAAGTACAAGGAGGCTGTAGGCTATTATAAAAAGGCTCTGAAGTTGGACCCAGACAATGAAACGTACAAAACAAACCTCAAGGTAGCTGAGCAGAAAATGAAAGAAGTCCCTAGTCCTCCAGGAGGCACTGTAGGCTGTAACCTAGCTGGCTTGCTGAACAACTCAAGCTTCAGGAGTGTGGCGTCAAACCTCATGAATAATCCTCAAATAAGACAGATCATGTCTGGGATAATGTCAAGTGGCCACAGTACTTTGGGAGGTACCAGAGCCACCCGTTCTCCAAATGCCAGCCCCAGTTTCATCCAGAGAGGCCAACAGTTTGCTCAGCAGATGCAGCAACAAAATCCAGACTTGATAGAAGAGCTCAGAAGCCAGATTAGGAATCGGAACCCCAGCAGCAGCAAAGATAAAAAGCAGGAATGA